A window of Lonchura striata isolate bLonStr1 chromosome 2, bLonStr1.mat, whole genome shotgun sequence genomic DNA:
CTGAATGCTGGGACCCAGTTTTTAAGGCTAACTTCAAGTGAAGCCCATTAATGTTATGATCTTCTCAGGTTAgtgttaatttaaaatgttttcaggaTAAGGAGTCAAgtcaaaaaacaaaccaaaccaaaaacctgCCAACAATTTAATAGGACAGTGTATTCTTCACTCCCAGCTCCCTATCATAATCTCAAACACTGCAGATGGTTGCCATTAGAAGATTATAAATGAACATCAGAATTCATAATTTTCACACTGACATTCAAATCCTTATTGCCACAGAAAGCATTAATGCTTTCTACACAAGACTGATGTTTTGATAAGTGACTTCCAAGAACATCTAGATAAGGAAAGAATGTAATTCAAGataaaaaatttttttcttaaactgagGTTTCATAATATAACAAAAATGAATTGCAGTGCTGAAGTAAAATTACTTGAACTGGAAGTTTATCGCGTCTTAAATCTTAAAATAACCAATATAAATTTGTTTAAAGTTTCTCATACCATTTACTGTCACTGATTTTACCTCAGATTTTGCAACATTATGAGTGCAAATACTCCTGTGTCACCAGTAAGAATATTCAGCAGCTTAGTAGTTCTGAAATCATGGTCACAAACAATATCAGTGTTccagaataattaattttttaagcaTTATCTACATATGTTTACTCAGCATCACAGCTAAATACATCTGGTTATCCGTGCGAAATTTTGCCCGTTAACCCTGAACTGGCAATACCATTCATCTTCTATGACTTTTATTAGGACTTGTAAAGCAAGTCAGCATTTGAAGCATCAGATAAAACAATAATTACTTTGTGATATTCTGTGGAGTAATAAGAACTCACAGTCCCCTCATTAAAATTTCTcatttcataaaataaatttccttATTGAGAAATTTGCCTTACACAGTCCCTTGCAGCTGAGACACCCTTTTTGAAGGTTTGTATCCTAGCATAAACAAATTCTTTGAAATTTACAGATGCAAATTAATGtaatggaaaacaaattttaaaataagtattcACATTCTGCTGGGAAGTGCTGACTGATTCAGATGAAGCCAGCAGATTACACAACATCTATGGTATGTTGTTGCTGCTGTAATTTCAAAGGCTTTTGACTTTCTTTAtgacaggagaaaaagaagcatTAATAAAGATAATAGAGAGCCATAAAAAAAGCTGTAACATGTCTTCATAACAACTGCACATCGATAAACAGAACTGTAggcaaagcaaaagcaaaaaaaggcaTAGCCCTCCCAAGACCAGAAATATGTTAACAAACACAAACTTTGTTTCAATGAGCTGTGGAAGGCACAGACTGGCTTTCTTACAAAAATACGTATGTAACTGCACTGGTGTCAAAAAATTACAACAACGTGTAAGATTTACCAGAAATGATGAAGCATGTTTCTTCTCTTATTAAAGGCCAGACCATGTCTTATTGCTAACTGGGAAGAGTGCCTCAGAGGAAAAGGCATGACTTCATCCACATTTAAGAGCTTTCAGCTTAAAGCTTTTACTTGCTTTGTACCAGGGGAAATTCAAGCATATGTCCAAAAACTTTAGAAGTAAGTCTCCCTTGTGTAATAACCTGTAGAACCTCTCATAAACCACGTCTTTGATCTGTAGAAAAGTAAAGAGCATAACCTAGTAAAAAATATGTATctttatgattaaaaaaaaaagaatcacagaaattaaaaatcactatCATTTCTGAAGAATGGTCTGATACAGATATTGACAATATGTACATTAAAAACTCCACAACACTGGAAAGACAAAAGCTGAGGTTTACAAACCAGTACCTATTTCACTTGCATCCTCAGAAGACAGACAGCCTTTTCTACAGTTACCACTACAACACTgcttaaataaacaaaaaagtcaaaaattttattcttattaTTCAAAGAGTAACAACTCATTCTagaacaaactaaaaaaaaaatttaaaacaaaactgttGCAATCTCAGCCTCCCGTACATTCTTTGGTTTCTGTGAAACTCAAAGGAAAAGTCATCCCCTTAGAATactgtaaaaacaaattaaacaaaTCTCCATGTAATATATGCCACCCCAGGAAAATGGAAAGTCcctcttaaaaacaaaatgttgtGACATGACACCAGGACAGTGAACTGTTATGGAACTCTCCACATCTTGTAGAGAATACAGTCATTATCTTGTCAAATATAATGTAGTGTAGCTGAAACTATATGCacttgaaaaaaatgaaggaaaacaagaCAACACAATTGAATGCATGGTGTTAACACCAATAAACTGTAGCCTGCATACTGAGGGAAACAACAATGGACAGAGGAGGGCTGAGAAAAACAATTTCTTCCAGGAAATAAAGGAGCAGTTAACTGGTATTGCAAATAAGTACAATATTAAGCCACAATAAAGCAATAATTTATAACAGAAGCTCTGAAGTAATAAGACACTGCCCTGACTCTCTTTAACTACCTATCAGTCATGTTcataaaaacaattttcaatGTCTGTTTTTGCTGGCCTCAATTCAGAAACGGTTGTTGCAGTCCTGTGAAGTCAGCTGCTTAAGAGTTGTGTAAAAGCTTTATCTAAATTATATACCTACCTTTGCCCATTACAAAATTACATGATCATGAAATTTAGCTGGCaaagaaaatgataaaaaaattattggatAGGGGAGTGtctgttcttttttaaaaattattatttatttaagcCAATTTTTTTGACCTTTGcatattttcagtaaaattgCTCTCTCAGATACTCTGGATACTATTCTTCAGGAAGACAGTATATTGGATGAAGTTAACACAAAGTATTTTTACACTATCACCAAAGTCACTAAGTACTATTATCAGTTAAAGCACTTCTTTAAGCACATGACTTCTTAATTCAGATACTATACATAACCAAGCACTGACCCACAGAACTcaggttccaaaaaaaaaaaaaaaaaagccctgaccAAAATTAAGCAGTTAATTTAAGAacacaagcaaacaaataacACCAAAACCCTCAAACATTTTAGGGTCCTCTTTCATTCCTAAGTGCGTATGTGCAGACACAGTCACTGACCTACTGAACCATGAAACAGGAACCCAGCAGCCAAGGAAAATTCTTTGCAAATATTAACAGACTTCCAGTTAACTTCTTAAAATATCAATCTTTATCCAAGAAATCACTATCTATTCAGCAGTGTTGTGGGATTTTCTGTATAGGAATATATAACTAAGCAAACAGTTATCAAAAGCAAGTGAAAAAACTTAATGACACAGTATCAAAAAATATACCATGCTTAATacattccttttttctttctagaaaCACATTAAAATCATTTAACTCCTAGTTGCTGAGCTATACTCTTAACTTCAATCAAGTGATTTtatagaagtatttttttaaaaatgaaacatatctcagttattacaaatatttgctTGTGAGTCTGTTTGAATGTTAAAACTGCACTTTGTCTTTTGAATgaaggaataatttttaaatacccAAAGAATTTAGGCATGATGAAAGAAACAGACTCTCTTGTAAATCTTTACACAACAATCCAGGTAACAAGAAATAAAGGGACTTCTGTTCAAAAAGCCCAGGCAACATAGACTTCACCAGACTTGACTTGATTGTCAACtcattttattcattatttatcCTCAATCATCTACTTGaatcataaaaaaaatttagacaGCATCTCTATGAAAATTACAATTGTTTGTTACTATTTGGCATAAGAGCTTCTTTCCAAAACAGTGTAAGAGGCATGACTTCCTGGATCATTAAGACTTTCACTTGGCCAGAAAGACATCAACTAGTTAATATGGAAGTGTTGGGTAAAAACACTGATTACCAAAGGTATTAATGACCACAGCTAAATCtgccttaaaaaataaattacagtgaAGCAAGCAATAAATCAAGTGCTAGTAAGTCCAAGTAACCATATTAGTATGTCTTAACTTCATGCACACACAAAATCTGAGTTCATTCCAAATGAAATTGTTAGTTGTGCTTCTGTTATGGTTTTATAGCTATGGCAACGGTAAATCATCAATTGAACTTCACTACTAAAGCATTCAGAGACAAgggtggggagggaaaaaagatttttacacTGAAAAGAATTAGAACTGAAAGTAGCACTGAAGAGGGGACAGAAGTTTATATACCATGGACACAGTGAAAAGCTGTCTTTGAGATGCACAGTCCTCCCCCCATTAGTTGTTCTGTCAACCAGCAGCATTCCTTCAAACTCATTTCACAAAGCTCTCCCTCTCCATTTATACATTTTCATATCTGTTTCCCCTATTATGTTAATTGACTGTTGTACAGAATTTGTGACTGCTTCAAGTCTTTTATATTTATGGCTATTTCCCATTCTGTTAATTTTGCATACAAAGCATTTCAACATAGTGCAACTTAGGCACTAGAGTAGAAACAGTAGGGACTATGAAGATGTTATAAGAAATTTTATTGTTATGGATTTCTATACAACATCACCACCATCAGACAAATCCAGTGGACACTAGTACAATGATGAGGGCTTCCTCTCTGTGCAGGAAAATTACATTGCTTCCAAAGGGGATGCTGCTGAGGCAGCCTACTGCCCAGGAATAGATGCCTTCAGTCAGTCAACAGCTCATTAAAGCTGTGCAAAGGAGACTCTTATCTAAGCTCTTCCTGAACTAAAGGGGAGGCTGAGACAGGACCTTGTCAGTGGGAAGCTGTAAAGACTCATCACTTGGACGTGGACATCACAAGAGTGACCCCAGACAAGTGTGGAACAGGAATCCTATgtctcagcagcagcttctaGACAGCTGTCATCATATTTCAGAGGTGGGGGGGAATAAAGTTACATGGGTGCCTAAAAAGTCATTTTGTACAAGTACAGTTTGGATAACAGGATCTATCCAACTTGAGTCTGTACCATTCTTATGAATGACATACAAATTCTAATTCTTTGTGACTTCAACCTAGGCTTTTCAGATTCTTGTTTAATACCAGAATATATTTATCTTAACTGTAGGAAAAATGTAATTGGAAGGAAACATATGTTCTGGCCAAACCTAATCATACTTTAGATTAACTCCACAAGCATCTCTTTGACAAAGCAACATCCACAAAAGAACCTAAGAAGTTGAGGTATTTGGAGGTTTCTTAGGATCTTACATAAACAAATGCATGTTATCCCAAGTCTCTTGCTAATTAAGTATGTTGCATTCCCAAAAAGACTGAGTATTAACATAAACTTGTAGAACTAGTTTTGGAAAATCATCATGAAAACCTTCAAGAATCATGTAAAAGCAGGGATGCACTGAGGCATATCTGCAAATCCAGGCCTAACACACATTAAGACATTTGGGCTTTGTTAAGTTCAAAAGGCACAACTGAATGCCTGTTTATCTGCTGActgcatttgtgtgtgtgtgtgtgtgtgtttgataCGAAGTCACAAGCCTGCACTTTCATTAAGGACACTTACCTCAttttgctctgctgtgctgcttagGAATTCACATTAGGCAGCCTAACTGCCCAATGTGGCTACATTTCCTTCAAATACTCAAATGTCCTTAAGGTTTAATTGTTAAATATTAGGATGGTTTTTAAGTAACAAAGCTAGGAGTTTTATGATGCTGTAAATTATATCTGCCCTTGAGGGCTGCACTGACCTAACTTCTTAAGCATTATAATaataacatttctttaaaaaaaaagcacaacacacacaaaaaaaccaaaaaaaaaaccttgcaCGCGCATACCTGGCCTCAGcaaacagctgagagaagtgcaGTTCCAGTGCAGAATAACAAAATAGTTTTGTTGCACTGATCCCTGTTGAAAtttgaaaatgtaattaaagATGCACAGTAACTGAAGTTGCTGAGTCTGATCATGCTGAAGTGTTCATTACAAAAGAACTTCTGAATTGGAAGTAAGGCCAGTGGGCACTTCCAAATAATGCTTCAAGGAGAGGTCTGCTTATAGTTACAAGTGGATGTTCATGGACATTTGGCAGAAATATAGTAATATTTCAAGTGTGTTTTTAAATGCCCACTAAAATGGCTTCAAAATACAATATTATTTCCTCCCACAGACTGAAAAAGCTTCTTGAACAAGAGACAGTATAtcaggcaaaaaaagaaaaggaaaacaacaagaaaatatCTAAACTGAAAGAAGAATTGACTAAACTGAAATCCTTTGCTTTAATGGTGGTGGATGAACAGCAAAGACTCACTGAGCAGTTGAAtcaacaaagtaaaaaaattcaAGAATTAACCACTTCTACAGAACAAGCACACGAAAAGCTGACTTTTGCTGAAGCAAAaattcaagaagaaaaacagaaatccaGCAGGCTGGAGGCTGAAGTTCACTCCCAGAGCAGTAAGATTTCCCAAGACCAAGAAGAAATGATGGCCAAACTAACCAATGAAGACAGTCAGAACCGCCAGCTCCGGCTCAAATTAACGTCTCTGAGCCGGCAAATCGATGAGCTGGAAGAGACCAACAAATCTTTGcgaaaggcagaagaagaacTGCAAGACCTAAGGGATAAGATAAATAAGGGGGAGTGTGGGAACGCTGCACTTATGACTGAAGTAGAAGAACTACGGAAAAGACTGCTGGAGATGGAAGGAAAAGATGAAGAGCTCACAAAAATGGAAGACCAGTGCAGAGAACTTAATAGAAAGTTAGAAAAAGAAGCATCACAGAGCAAGAACCTTAAAGGGGAAGTAGATAAACTTAATAAAAGAATTATGGAGCTGGAGAAACTAGAAGATGCTTTCAACAAGAGTAAACAGGAATGTTACTCCCTGAAATGCAGcctagaaagagaaaaaaatttaacaaaGCAGTTGTCCCATGAGCTTGATGGTTTAAAAGCTAGAGTTGGCGAGCTTGAAGCAATTGAAAGCAAGTTAGAAAAAACTGAGTTTACACTTAAAGAAGATTTAACAAAGCTGAAGAGTTTAACAGTGATGCTTGTGGATGAAAGAAAAACTATGggtgaaaaaataaagcaaacagaagaaaagctgcAAGCTGCAACTTCTCAGCTTCAGGTGGAACAAAATAAAGTGATGTCAGTTACAGAAAAGCTGATGGAGGAAAGTAAAAAGGCACTGAAATCAAAATCTgttgcagaggaaaaaatgtcCAGTGTTACAAAAGAAAGAGATGAACTGAAAAACAAACTCAaagcagaggaggagaaaggaagtgATCTTGTTTCCAAAGTGAATATTCTAAGTAAAAGACTTCAGTCTCTGGAAGATGTTGAAAAAGAGTTTCTTAAAAGTAAACGTAAGGAGAATACTAGATCTAGcacctccctgcagcaggaaaacaacATAATCAAAGAGCTTTCTCAAGAAGTTGAGAGGCTTAAGCAGAAGCTCAATGAAATGAAGTCAGTAGAAGATGATCTTATGAAAACTGAAGATGAATTTGAGTCTCTAGAACGAAAATACGTCAGTGAACAGGACAGAGCCAAGCTCCTCTCAGAGGAGTTGGAGGCTGTGAAAATGGAATTGGCCAGGTATAAATTAACGGAAAAGGCAGAGTCCAGTCAGGAGCGCCTTTTTAAGAAACTCAAAGAAGAGGAAGCTAAATCGAGTCACCTTTCCAGAGAAGTAGATGCACTGAAAGAGAAAGTTCATGAATACGTGGCAGCAGAAGACCTAATCTGTCACCTGCGAGGTGATCACACAGTCTTACAGAATAAACTCCTccagcaagaaaacaaaaacagggaGTTAGCAAGAGAAATTGAAAACCTCACTAAAGAACTGGAGAGGTACAGATCCTTCAGCAAGAACACCAGGCCTGGTCtcaatggaaagaaaattccagATGTGCAAGTTTTTTCTAAAGAAATCCAAACTGATTCAGCAGACAATGAACCACCTGATTACAAAACCCTCATGCCTTTAGAGCGTATGGTCACAAATGGGCAGCTCTATGAAGACAGCAGTAATGAGGAGGAACAAACAGTGTCTTTCAAAAGCAACTCATCCACCGCAAATGctgcaaacaaaaaattatgGATCCCTTGGATGAAGTCCAAAGAGAGCCATCCTCAAAATGGAAAGATACACACAAAGCAAAATGGAAACTGTGCACAGGCTGGAGATCTAGTGCTAAGCCATACACCTGGCCAACCCCTTCACATAAAAGTCACTCCAGACCATGGACAGAACACAGCAACCCTTGAAATAACCAGTCCTACCACTGAAAGCCCTCACTCCTACACAAGCACAGCAGTTATACCCAACTGTGGCACTCCAAAGCAAAGAATAACCATTATTCAAAACGCCTCCTTAACACCCATAAAATCAAAAGCAGGAGAAGGTTACGTGACCCCAGAACATGTAATTTCACCTATTACTATGACTACTACTTTTGCAAGATCTCAAACTCCTGAATCGTGTGGTTCTTTAACTCCTGAAAGAACAATGTCCCCTTTGGCTTTGCCCAGCTCAAGTTCTCAGGAACAAACCCTCTCCTCGGAGCCTTTGGAAATGGGAGCCAAGCACGCTGTCTTTAGAGTATCCCCAGACAGGCAGTCATCGTGGCAGTTTCAGAGATCCAACAGTACAGGATCAAGTGTAATAACTACTGAGGATAACAAAATCCACATTCATTTAGGAAGTCCTTATGTCCAAGCTCTCACCACTTCCAAGCCCATCAGCCCTTGCAATGCAGTGCAAGACAACAGAACTCCAGCACTAGCTAATGGCCTACCCACTAAGCCTACCAATAAAATCACCAGCAGTATTACTATCACACCAACAGCCACTCCTCTTCCACGGCAATCACAAATTACAGTAAGTAATGTCTATAACTGACCCCATCCATGCTGACACCCTTACCAGCAACCCATCCTGTTTTTCATCCCAGCAAGAATTATTTGGAACAGCCTCTTTACTTTGGGAAAGATCTGTGCATGAACTATACAACAGTATATGGAACTAACGTTAAGTTTTGCCTGCTTAGTGTTATCAAGTGTGCACTTACTGTATATCTTCTCATTGAAATACAGTTATGTAAAATATTTAGTCTTGCACTTGTATAAATGCATCTTTATGTATTGCCATTTTCAAAATAACTCACATTACTTTTGACTGCAACTTGCCttggtaaaatattttaacattacAAAAGAACAGTAAATAATTGATTATTTTCATCATTGCTTgctgaatattttttgtttgttatgtgtggtttgtattttttctgcatGTATGGTAGAATTTGAATTAAGTCTTAATACTGCCTGCTATCTTCAGATAAGACTTGTTTCATTATCTTCCCTGCTATTTCCCAATTTCTTCTAGTCCTCTCATTTCAGGTAATTATCACTACATCACACACAAAATATTATGTATTGTATAATAGCGTTTGGTTAAAACTCTTTTCAAATCTCCCCGCAAACTTCGCTTGTAAGTGAACCGAGTTCAGAAGCTTGTATCACAAAGTCATTATCTCCAAACAAGGTTTTTTTCCAATATAACAGAAAAACTGCAATCATTTAGGTATGCTGTAAAACAAGAAACAGCAACATTTCTATTTCTAAACAATAACTCAGGAGAATAGATTTACACACAATATTCAAATTTCATCTAAGTCCTAGCCACAAAATCTGACAAACAGTATACATCACACAAGTACACTGAAGAAGAAACAAGATTACCGAACTATGGCATACCTTCATGTTTTTCACTTCATAAGACAAAGAAAGCTTGGTAGGAGCATTAAGATGCAATAGTAGATCAGGTCTGCAAACATGCAGGCCTCTGGGTCTGGGACAAATAGGAGTGCCACACAGAATGGACAAAGCAGGTTAAGGAATTTCAGTGACAATTACAGTGTTTGTGCCTaggaaaagcacagaaatttaATGTGCCAAACAGTCAATTTTAATGTCACATGAAATATTGCTGGTGGTGGAGCAGCTTCACATACAAAGTAAATCAGTCCAGAAGATCCGGAATGCACTTTCAAACTCCTCTTTTTCACAAAAGCTGTACACTCCAAATCTGAATTGTAACAACTGTTCTTATTCTAAAAAGTTAAATGCCCATAAATTTGATGCTTTCAAGTGGTAGtatgtattattttttaaaaaattaaaaactgcatCCTCCTTATCAACAAGGAAGTTTGCAAGTAAGCAGAAAGTCCCTATTCACTAAAACCATATCTTTATTCTGCCTATATTCCCCAGAGGAAAAAACTGTTTCTGCAGTATAACTTAGCAACGGATTCAGCAAAGAACTTTGGCCCATGATCTCACATAACAAGGGGACTTTATCATTTTAAGTCCTTTTGATTGACAGAAATTAGATGTTTATAACTGTAGATAATAACTGCTTTTAGAACAGTTTCTATTGAAAAGCAAAGTCCACTGCCCATATACACCTTTTTTTCAGTAAacagtgggaagaaaaaaaaatactgaattatATAAGATATGTGATAGAAATGGATAATAATATATGTATTACAGCTGAACAATGGCAATTTCAAAGAGACAAATTGTGTGTGgacctgcacagccccagcttaTATAACCTggtccttctttctttttttgtctcacAATCTCCATGGCTGCCCAAGTGAGTTCTGACCAAGACCTGGGTCAGAAAGAGTACACAGTCTTGTTCTGCAAAGCAAACTTTGACTCGCATCTACCTCAGCAAAAGTTGCTGATGAAGACAGCAGCCAGAACTCAGGCAAAGTAAAATCATAACATTTTTAGAGCATGTTAACTATACGAACAAGTTACCTAATTACATTCAGGCTGCACATTCTCAACTGCAGGGCTCAGTTAAGAGCCCAAAAATCAGTACCTCCCAAATACATTTGCTGCACTTCTGTTCTTTAGGATACTGCATATCCTGCTGATCTATACCCAAGATCTCTGCAGGAACACATTACAAGCATGGCACTGAGTAACTGCGTCCAAAGTAGCCACTTGCCAGCATACTAACAGATACCAAATTCTCCAAAAATTCAAGTACTAATGCTTGTCCTCCAGAGACAATTTTCTTCAGTTAGACCTAAAAaacctggaggaaaaaaaaattcagatctACCttcaaaaatacacagaaatgtGTTGATCATTAACCACCTGGACATCTATTAGAATATCTTATAAAAGAAAAGTACAAATAAGGGCATAGCAATAAGCACACA
This region includes:
- the FILIP1L gene encoding filamin A-interacting protein 1-like isoform X1, with the protein product MHSRSSSTESPTRPKLRQPRAKDHHQEEAGYSGKENAQTRQKQKDDVASTILRSPKAEKKQKSSAKKREDLSRDDLLFLLSVLEGELQAQDEVIGVLKAEKIDLALLEAQYGFVTPKKVLEALQRDAIQTKAEPWQEDVYEKPMGELDKVVEKQKEVHRRMLEQLVMVEKAHRQTLHELEEEKRKHSKYMEKSDEFTNLLEQECERLKKLLEQETVYQAKKEKENNKKISKLKEELTKLKSFALMVVDEQQRLTEQLNQQSKKIQELTTSTEQAHEKLTFAEAKIQEEKQKSSRLEAEVHSQSSKISQDQEEMMAKLTNEDSQNRQLRLKLTSLSRQIDELEETNKSLRKAEEELQDLRDKINKGECGNAALMTEVEELRKRLLEMEGKDEELTKMEDQCRELNRKLEKEASQSKNLKGEVDKLNKRIMELEKLEDAFNKSKQECYSLKCSLEREKNLTKQLSHELDGLKARVGELEAIESKLEKTEFTLKEDLTKLKSLTVMLVDERKTMGEKIKQTEEKLQAATSQLQVEQNKVMSVTEKLMEESKKALKSKSVAEEKMSSVTKERDELKNKLKAEEEKGSDLVSKVNILSKRLQSLEDVEKEFLKSKRKENTRSSTSLQQENNIIKELSQEVERLKQKLNEMKSVEDDLMKTEDEFESLERKYVSEQDRAKLLSEELEAVKMELARYKLTEKAESSQERLFKKLKEEEAKSSHLSREVDALKEKVHEYVAAEDLICHLRGDHTVLQNKLLQQENKNRELAREIENLTKELERYRSFSKNTRPGLNGKKIPDVQVFSKEIQTDSADNEPPDYKTLMPLERMVTNGQLYEDSSNEEEQTVSFKSNSSTANAANKKLWIPWMKSKESHPQNGKIHTKQNGNCAQAGDLVLSHTPGQPLHIKVTPDHGQNTATLEITSPTTESPHSYTSTAVIPNCGTPKQRITIIQNASLTPIKSKAGEGYVTPEHVISPITMTTTFARSQTPESCGSLTPERTMSPLALPSSSSQEQTLSSEPLEMGAKHAVFRVSPDRQSSWQFQRSNSTGSSVITTEDNKIHIHLGSPYVQALTTSKPISPCNAVQDNRTPALANGLPTKPTNKITSSITITPTATPLPRQSQITITNTFRRSIPTRIPKPKPASTTKAPVKTPAGHLNKPLQDSPSGKIRIIRTVSKACLQSGGRRVHSNSLNGSTDNTWENSLHIGVSLRTAKS
- the FILIP1L gene encoding filamin A-interacting protein 1-like isoform X2; this encodes MVVDEQQRLTEQLNQQSKKIQELTTSTEQAHEKLTFAEAKIQEEKQKSSRLEAEVHSQSSKISQDQEEMMAKLTNEDSQNRQLRLKLTSLSRQIDELEETNKSLRKAEEELQDLRDKINKGECGNAALMTEVEELRKRLLEMEGKDEELTKMEDQCRELNRKLEKEASQSKNLKGEVDKLNKRIMELEKLEDAFNKSKQECYSLKCSLEREKNLTKQLSHELDGLKARVGELEAIESKLEKTEFTLKEDLTKLKSLTVMLVDERKTMGEKIKQTEEKLQAATSQLQVEQNKVMSVTEKLMEESKKALKSKSVAEEKMSSVTKERDELKNKLKAEEEKGSDLVSKVNILSKRLQSLEDVEKEFLKSKRKENTRSSTSLQQENNIIKELSQEVERLKQKLNEMKSVEDDLMKTEDEFESLERKYVSEQDRAKLLSEELEAVKMELARYKLTEKAESSQERLFKKLKEEEAKSSHLSREVDALKEKVHEYVAAEDLICHLRGDHTVLQNKLLQQENKNRELAREIENLTKELERYRSFSKNTRPGLNGKKIPDVQVFSKEIQTDSADNEPPDYKTLMPLERMVTNGQLYEDSSNEEEQTVSFKSNSSTANAANKKLWIPWMKSKESHPQNGKIHTKQNGNCAQAGDLVLSHTPGQPLHIKVTPDHGQNTATLEITSPTTESPHSYTSTAVIPNCGTPKQRITIIQNASLTPIKSKAGEGYVTPEHVISPITMTTTFARSQTPESCGSLTPERTMSPLALPSSSSQEQTLSSEPLEMGAKHAVFRVSPDRQSSWQFQRSNSTGSSVITTEDNKIHIHLGSPYVQALTTSKPISPCNAVQDNRTPALANGLPTKPTNKITSSITITPTATPLPRQSQITITNTFRRSIPTRIPKPKPASTTKAPVKTPAGHLNKPLQDSPSGKIRIIRTVSKACLQSGGRRVHSNSLNGSTDNTWENSLHIGVSLRTAKS